The nucleotide window TCAACGTCGGGGCGGGTGTCGACTGGATTTTCAACGCCATCGCGCAACACCCGACGGTGGTGACCGGCGACGTACCCATCTACCGGATTGAAGACGCCGGCATGGCATCGCAGATGGTCGAGTACGCCACGTACGCGACGCTGCGAAGCTTCCGACGCTTCGATGCGTATGAACAGCAGCAGCGCGACGGTGTCTGGCAGCCGCTCGCCGTACCTGCGGCGGGCGAGTTCATCGTCGGCGTGCTCGGTTTGGGCAGCCTCGGTGCCGCCGTCGCCAGCCGGCTGGCGTCGTTTGGCTTCGATGTCCGAGGCTACAGCCGGTCGCCGAAACGAGTGGACGGGGTGCAGTGCTTCAGCGGCGAGAGTGAATGGGCGTCGTTCGTGGACGGCGCGCATGTCCTGATCAATCTCCTGCCCAATACGCCGGAGACCCGTGGGGTGCTGAACGCACAGACATTCCTGCGGCTGGCTCAGGGCGCGCATGTCGTGAATCTGGCGCGTGGCGAGCATCTGGTCGAGAAGGATCTGTTGCAGGCCATCGAACAGGGACAACTCTCCGGCGCAACGCTCGACGTATTCATGCGCGAACCGCTCTCGGCCGACCATCCGTTTTGGACGGAACCTCGCATCTGCATCACGCCACATATCTCGGCACAAACGCGGCTGGGGGAAAGCGTCGAACAGCTCGTGCGCAAGATTGGCGAGATCGAACACGGCCGCACGCCCACCGGTCGGGTGGATGTATTTCGCGGCTATTGAACGGAAAAGACAAGTCTTATGGAAAAGAAGGTTTTCTTGTGTCGCAAGGCGGATGTGCCGAGCGAGAGCGTGATTCAGGTCTGCCCGAAAGAGGTCGAGGACGGGCTCGCGGTGTATCACGTCGAAGGGAAGTTCTACGCGACGGAGGATCTCTGCACGCACGGCATGGTCGCGTTGTCGGGTGGCGATCTACAAGGCACCACCATTTTTTGCCCGCTCCATGGCGGGGCATTCGATATCTGCACGGGAGATGCGCTCGAAAAGCCGTGCACTGTGCCGCTCAAAACCTACCGCGTCATTGAAGAAGGCGACGCGTTGTTCGGGCTCATCGACTGACCTTGCCCATTGCCCCTTGCTGCGCGTCAGGCGGCAAGCATCGGTTCAATTTCTGAGGGAAAACTTATGTTCAGTAAGGAAGACAACGAGCGACTGTGTCGAGTAGGCCCCGACACGCCGATGGGCAAGACATTCCGAAGCATGTGGATGCCGTTCCTGATGCCGGAAGAGCTGCCCGGGCCGGACTGTCCGCCCATTCGTGTTCGTCTGCTGGGGGAAGACCTCGTCGCGTTTCGCGATACCAACGGAAAAATCGGCCTGCTCGATCGCTATTGCCCGCACCGTCGCGTGGACCTCTTCTTCGGGCGTAACGAGGAGTGTGGTCTGCGCTGCGTGTATCACGGCTGGAAGTTCGATGTGTCCGGTCAGATCGTCGATATGCCGGCGGAGCCAGAGAACACGCGCATGAAGGCCGATACGCGAATCAAGAGCTATCCGGTCATCGAGTGGGGCGGCGTCATCTGGGCGTATATGGGAGACCCCGCACATATGCCCGAACGGCCACCTGAACTTGAATGGGGACTGGTGCCGCCCGATTTCCGGTTCATCACCAAGCGCTTGCAGCGCACGAATTATGCGCAAGGCGTGGAAGGGGGCATCGACTCCAGCCACGTCGGCATTCTCCACAGCCACCTCGACGCGGAACATCCCGAACGGCCATTTCGCCAGCGGCAGGTGTCGCCCAACTTGGCGATTCCTTATCTGGCATCGGACACCGCGCCGAAGTTCTTTGTCCGCCCGACCGACTACGGCATGGCCATCGGCGCACGGCGCAACGCGAGCGATACGTCGTACTACTGGCGTGTAACGCAATTCCTCGCGCCGTTCTACACGATGATCGCGCCGATTAAGGAAGGGCGCGCGTATATGGGGCACGCGTGGACGCCCATCGACGACGAGAATTGCTGGGTGTTCACCATGACGTGGAATAGCGACCGCCCGCTGAGTCAGGAGGAACTGGACCACGGCGCCGTGCATTCGGATGTGATGAACGACGGCACGTATCGCCCCTTGGTGACGGCGGAAACCGACTACGGCATCGACCGGCTGCGTCAACGTCTGCACAGCTCGACGGGCATCGAGGGCATCGGTATGCAGGACACCGCGGTGCAGGAAAGCATGGGGCCTATCGTTGATCGCTCGCGCGAGAATCTGGGCTCAGGCGACGCGGCTATCGTCGGATTCCGCAAGGCATTGCTGAAGTTGGCGACGCAGTGGGAAGCCGGCGGCGTGCTCGACGTAGCACACCACCCCGAGTGGTACCGCGTTCGATCCACGGCCGCCATTCTCGAACACGGCATCGATTTTCAGGCGGGCACCTCGGCCGCCACGACCGTGTCCTGATCCCTCTCGTCCACCTCTCCCACCTCGTTCATTTGGTAACGCAAGCGACTGGCTTCCTGTGCGAGCCAGTCGCGCAGTACTCGCACGGCGCCATCTTCCTGCGCGCCTTCGCGCATCAACAAGTGATACGCCCCCGCGCTGGACACCTCGCCCAGCGGCGGCACCACCAACTCGTCGCGTCCCTCGTAGTTCTCGAGCACGGCCTTCGGCACCAGTGCCACGCCCTTGCCGTCCTTAACCGCCTGTAGCGTGATGATGAAGTGCCCGAAATCGAGCGGGTTGGCGTCATCAGGGACACGCAGTCCGTGCAAGGCCAGCCAGTCCGGCCACGCGTGCCGGCGGCTCGCCGTATTGATCAGACGGTACTGAAGCAGGTCGGCAGGTTCGTTGATGGGACCTACCGCGTCCATGAGATCTGCGGAAACGACGGGCACCAAAACGTCCGGGAAAAGCGGCTCGACATAGACGTCCTTCCAGTTCTCCGTCATATCCAGATCGATGCGAGGCGCACGCCGGTCGTAGCGCTGCCCCGGAACCTTGCCAACGCGGATGGCCACATCCACCTTCTCGCTGTGCAGATTCACGGGGTCAATCGACGAGATCAGTCGGACTTCGATATCCCGGTGCGCTTCAGTGAATTGCGCGAGTCTCGGCATCAGCCAGCACGTGGCGAGCGTCGGCAGCACATCGAGCGTGACGACGCGATGGGGGTCTCGCACGGCGCGGTGAGTCGCCATCGAGATGATGTCGAGCGCCTGTCGAATCGATCGAAAGTACTCCACTCCGGCGGGTGTCATCTCGATCTTTCGCGTCAACCGGACAAACAGCTTTTGCCCGAGAAAACTCTCGAGAAGCCGAATCTGCCGGGAGATAGCCCCCTGCGTCAGATGCAGCTCTTCTCCGGCTTTGGTGAAGGACAGGTGTCGTGTCGACGCTTCAAAGGCGCGCAGGGCCAACAAGGGGGGAAGGCGATAGCTCATATGACGTACCAAGTTCGATGGACTTGTGGGGGGCTCCAGCGTCGGCGCTTATCGATGACGCATTCCGAAATGCACACGACCGACGCAGAAAAAATCGTTTGTTGACGGCAGCGGTGAACTCCTACTATCCAGACTCGTAACTGACAGGGCTCGAAGGTCGGAAATTTCAATAATTTGATATTTCCGTGATATTGAGTCTTTATTTATCAGGCACTTACGGATTCCACTGTATACAGTACTCAATGGATTCGATACTAGAGAAAACGCTATGGCAAAAATTGTGATGGGCATCGGTTCCTCCCATAGTCCGACCCTTTTGATGAAGCCATCCGCATGGTTGGCCCGCGCCGCGACTGACGATCAGAACTTCTTTGTGCTGCACGATCACTCCGGCGCCCGGGTGAGCTATGGCGAGTTGCTTGAAAAGGCCGACCCGGCAATCCTGGACGAGATCACGCCCGCCAAGCTCGAGCAGCGTCACCAGCAGAATCAGGCGGCAGTGGCGCGTCTTGCCGAGACACTCAATGAGGTGAACCCGGACATCGTGGTCATCATTGGCGACGACCATAAGGAAGTGTTCCACGACGACAACATGCCGGCGCTATCGGTGTATTGGGGCGAGACCATTCCCTATCGCCCGGCGGGGATCATGAAGTGGAAGTACGACCCCGATCTCGATCAACAGCTCTGGTATCCGCAGGAACCCAAGGACTATCCCGTCGCGTCGCAATACGCCGAGCGCCTGATTCGCGGAATGATGGACGACGGCTTCGATGTCGCGCAGTCCAAGTACTTCAAAGATCAGCAGGCGATGAGCCATTCCTTCGGCTACGTCTATTACAAGCTGATGACCGACAAGATCTACCCGTCGATTCCGGTCAGCATCAACACCTACTACCCGCCCAACAACGTCTCGCCGCTGCGGGCCTATCGCATCGGACAGTCGATCCGCCGCCAGATCGAGTCGTGGAGCGAAGACCTTCGCGTCGTGGTCATGTCGACGGGCGGGCTCAGCCACTTTGTGGTCGATGAAGCGTTCGACCGGCAGTTCCTTGAGCGGCTCGCCGCCGGTGGCCCTGACGTTCATGCGCAACTGCCGCTGGAAAAGCTGCAATCGGGGAATTCCGAGTTCCGTTGCTGGTCTGCGCTGGCCGGTGCGGTCGACGGCATGAAGATGGATCTGGTCGACTACATCCCGTGCTATCGCAGCCCCGCCGGCACCGGCTGCGCAATGGCATTTGCGACTTGGTCGTAACGCAAAGCTTCTGGTTCGGGCGGCGGGGCAATGAAAAGAAGCCATGGCCGCTGCCCGTGATAACGCCGGTGAATTCGAGGATTAGGAAAAGTAGATATGCAAGCGCATACGAGCGGTCAAACGAAACGAGTGGGCGTGGCGGTACTGGGGACGGTTGGCAAATCGATCGCGAAAGCGCTCGATGAAGGAATTCCGGGGATTGAGCTTGTCGCTGTCGCGGCGCGAGATGTTAAAGCTGCCGCTGAGTGGGTCAGCACGCTGAGGAGCCGTCCCGTCGTCGCCAGCTTTGGCGAGATGGCGCAAATGTGCGACGTCGTGATCGAGTGCGCACCGGCGCATCTGTTGCCGGAGATCGCCGCGCCCGCGCTCAAGCTGGGAAAGCAGGTTGTCGTACTCAGTTGCGGCGCACTGCTCAATAACGATGAACTGATCGACATTGCGCGCGAGCACGGCGGGCAAATCGTGATTCCGACCGGGGCATTGCTGGGGCTGGACGCAGTGACCGCAGCGGCAGAAGGCCGAATCATGTCGGTGAGCATGGTGACGCGCAAGCCCGTCAAGGGTCTGCTGGGTGCCCCCTACCTTGCGGAGCAAGGCATCGTCATCGACGGGATCACCGAGAAGACCCGGATATTTGCCGGCACGGCGCGCGAAGCGGCGAAGGGCTTCCCGGCGAATTTGAATGTCGTGGTTGCGCTGTCGCTGGCGGGGATCGGGCCCGACCAGACGAAGCTCGAAATCTGGGCCGATCCGGACATTTCGCGAAACATGCACACCATCACGGTGGAGTCGGATGCCGCGCTGCTGTCCATGTCGATCGAAAACATTCCGACCGAGAACCCCCGCACCGGGCGCATTACAGCGCAAAGCGTGCTCGCGCTCCTGCGCAAGATGACGTCGCCGATGCGCGTGGGAACGTAAGGCGTGGCCATGAGCGTACGACGTCGCCCCCCTGTGGAACTGCACCGGCTGATTAGTGCGCTCGTGCACCGTCCCGAGTTGGTCGCCCGGCTGCGAGAAGCGCCCGACGAGGTGCACGAGGCATTTGGCATTCCCGCAGATCAACGCAAGCAGTTGCAGATCGATCCGGCGAGAGCGCTACGTGATCTCTATGTGCATCCGAACTTGCAGTTCAAGTATCTCGGCGCCCGTGGGCTGTTGAAACTGGCCCCGGCGTCGATTGCGCCGTTTCTTCAAAAACAAGGTCTTGGCGATGGGAAAGATTGTTAGTGCGGCGGCCACCTCTCACACGTTTGGCGTGGCGGACGGGGTGGAGGCGCAAGCGCAGCGCATCTTCGACGGCATCGACCGGATTGGACAGGCGATTCAGGCGTCCAGACCCGATGTGATCCTGATTG belongs to Pandoraea norimbergensis and includes:
- a CDS encoding 2-hydroxyacid dehydrogenase, producing the protein MRILFAMTGKDTGPWIDALRSAMPGADVREWRVADVAPADYALVWKSDPEVLRRRPELKAIFNVGAGVDWIFNAIAQHPTVVTGDVPIYRIEDAGMASQMVEYATYATLRSFRRFDAYEQQQRDGVWQPLAVPAAGEFIVGVLGLGSLGAAVASRLASFGFDVRGYSRSPKRVDGVQCFSGESEWASFVDGAHVLINLLPNTPETRGVLNAQTFLRLAQGAHVVNLARGEHLVEKDLLQAIEQGQLSGATLDVFMREPLSADHPFWTEPRICITPHISAQTRLGESVEQLVRKIGEIEHGRTPTGRVDVFRGY
- a CDS encoding non-heme iron oxygenase ferredoxin subunit, with the translated sequence MEKKVFLCRKADVPSESVIQVCPKEVEDGLAVYHVEGKFYATEDLCTHGMVALSGGDLQGTTIFCPLHGGAFDICTGDALEKPCTVPLKTYRVIEEGDALFGLID
- a CDS encoding Rieske 2Fe-2S domain-containing protein, producing MFSKEDNERLCRVGPDTPMGKTFRSMWMPFLMPEELPGPDCPPIRVRLLGEDLVAFRDTNGKIGLLDRYCPHRRVDLFFGRNEECGLRCVYHGWKFDVSGQIVDMPAEPENTRMKADTRIKSYPVIEWGGVIWAYMGDPAHMPERPPELEWGLVPPDFRFITKRLQRTNYAQGVEGGIDSSHVGILHSHLDAEHPERPFRQRQVSPNLAIPYLASDTAPKFFVRPTDYGMAIGARRNASDTSYYWRVTQFLAPFYTMIAPIKEGRAYMGHAWTPIDDENCWVFTMTWNSDRPLSQEELDHGAVHSDVMNDGTYRPLVTAETDYGIDRLRQRLHSSTGIEGIGMQDTAVQESMGPIVDRSRENLGSGDAAIVGFRKALLKLATQWEAGGVLDVAHHPEWYRVRSTAAILEHGIDFQAGTSAATTVS
- a CDS encoding LysR substrate-binding domain-containing protein encodes the protein MSYRLPPLLALRAFEASTRHLSFTKAGEELHLTQGAISRQIRLLESFLGQKLFVRLTRKIEMTPAGVEYFRSIRQALDIISMATHRAVRDPHRVVTLDVLPTLATCWLMPRLAQFTEAHRDIEVRLISSIDPVNLHSEKVDVAIRVGKVPGQRYDRRAPRIDLDMTENWKDVYVEPLFPDVLVPVVSADLMDAVGPINEPADLLQYRLINTASRRHAWPDWLALHGLRVPDDANPLDFGHFIITLQAVKDGKGVALVPKAVLENYEGRDELVVPPLGEVSSAGAYHLLMREGAQEDGAVRVLRDWLAQEASRLRYQMNEVGEVDERDQDTVVAAEVPA
- a CDS encoding DODA-type extradiol aromatic ring-opening family dioxygenase codes for the protein MKPSAWLARAATDDQNFFVLHDHSGARVSYGELLEKADPAILDEITPAKLEQRHQQNQAAVARLAETLNEVNPDIVVIIGDDHKEVFHDDNMPALSVYWGETIPYRPAGIMKWKYDPDLDQQLWYPQEPKDYPVASQYAERLIRGMMDDGFDVAQSKYFKDQQAMSHSFGYVYYKLMTDKIYPSIPVSINTYYPPNNVSPLRAYRIGQSIRRQIESWSEDLRVVVMSTGGLSHFVVDEAFDRQFLERLAAGGPDVHAQLPLEKLQSGNSEFRCWSALAGAVDGMKMDLVDYIPCYRSPAGTGCAMAFATWS
- a CDS encoding aspartate dehydrogenase; translation: MQAHTSGQTKRVGVAVLGTVGKSIAKALDEGIPGIELVAVAARDVKAAAEWVSTLRSRPVVASFGEMAQMCDVVIECAPAHLLPEIAAPALKLGKQVVVLSCGALLNNDELIDIAREHGGQIVIPTGALLGLDAVTAAAEGRIMSVSMVTRKPVKGLLGAPYLAEQGIVIDGITEKTRIFAGTAREAAKGFPANLNVVVALSLAGIGPDQTKLEIWADPDISRNMHTITVESDAALLSMSIENIPTENPRTGRITAQSVLALLRKMTSPMRVGT